The nucleotide sequence GGTTGAGCTTGCATTAGTTCGCTCTCATCAATTTGAGTTTTAATGACAATCTTAAATTATTTGTTTATTTTATTTTCAAAAAAACGTCTAGCCTTAATTGATATTATTTCAAACACTCGAGTAGTTTGAAAAAAACCGATTTTAGTCACACAAGAACAAATAATTTTAAAACCAATGTTACTACAAAGACGTCAAATAATACACGTTTTATCAGATAAAGCAGAAAGAAATGATAATTAAATTTAAGGAGAATTATGAAAGTTGCTAATAACAATTTATTGGAAGATTTGAATTCCAAACAAAAAGAAGCTGTTGAATATTTTGATTCACCTTTACGTATTGTTGCTGGTGCTGGTAGTGGTAAAACAAAAGTTTTAACTAGAAAAATTGCTTATTTAGTAAATAAACTCGGTATTGCCCCGAAAGAAATTTTAGCAGTGACTTTTACTAATAAAGCTTGCAATGAAATGGCTATTAGAATTAGACAATATTGCGGAAATCTCACAAATGAATTAACAATTAAAACTTTTCACTCACTTTGTGCATTAATTTTGCGTGAAGAATCACGTAAAATCGGTCTAAGAAGTGATTTTCAAATTTTAGATGAAGTTGATAAAAAAGCGATTTTAAATGAAATTTATGAAAAATTAGACATTCAAACTAATTTAATCTCACTTTCGAACATGATGAATTACATTTCATGAGCAAAAAATCATCATTATTCAAAAAGTGAATTAAAAGAAGCTTTAAATTCTGATGAAATTATTCCAAAAGTTTACTCTTTATACAACAAAAAACTACGTGAAAATAAATGTTTAGACTTTGACGATTTAATCTTAAAAGTCAACGATTTATTTGAAGCTTATCCTGAAGTTGTTCAAAAATGAGCAAACAAATTCAAATATATTTTAGTTGACGAGTTTCAAGATACTTCAGATTTACAGTACAAAATTATTAAATACTTATACAACCCTGAAGATGCTCACATTACAATTGTTGGTGATCCAGACCAAACAATTTACGAATGACGTGGTGCTGAAGTAGATTTAATTTTAGACTTTGATCAAGATTTTAAAGATACTAAAACAATCGTTTTAGACATTAACTATCGTTCAACTAAGAAAATTTTACGTGCTGCAAACAAATTAATTAAAAACAATAAATTCCGTTTCAACAAAGACTTACAAACCGAAAACCCTGAAGGGGACGATATTGAATTTTTCCATGCTTTTAGCAACGAAGCGGAAGCTCGTTGAGTAGTCCAAAAAATCAACGAACTTAAAAAGCAAAAAATTCAACTTAAAAATATTGCAATTTTATATCGTTCAAATTATTATTCAAGAGCTTTTGAAGAGGCTTTAATCAACGAAAACATCAATCATAAAATTTTCAATGGTACCAAATTCTTCCAAAGAGCCGAAATTAAGGACTCACTCGCTTATTTACGTGTTTTGTATGATGGTTCAGATATTGCCTTTGAGAGAATAATTAATATTCCCGCTCGTGGAATTGGAAAAAGTACTTTGGCTAAATTAAAACAATTTGCTCAAGAAAAAGAGATGGGATTATTTGAATGTGTCCTTAAACACTACAAAGAATTACCAATCAAACAAAGTTTAATTGTCAAATCAATTTTTCCATTATTAAAGGACATTTTAACCTTTAGAAAAGCACTTGAAAAAAATAAATTCTCACTTGTTTTATTAAAATTCTTAGAAAAAATTAAATACTTCGAAGCAATCGAGCAAAACGTTAACATGCGTGGACAAGCAACTGATAACGTGCGTGAATTAATTAAGAGTATGGAAACTTGAGAGCAAAAAAATCCCAATAAATCACTTAAGGACTATTTAGATATGGTCTCGCTAATGAGTGCTGGGGACGAATATGATGACTTTTCAAATTATGTTTCATTAATGACTGTCCACTCGGCAAAGGGATTGGAATTCGATAATGTCTTTGTTGTAGGTATGACTGAACAAATTTTTCCAAGTTACAAAGGTTTAAATCGTGATAATAGTAAGGACTGAATGGAAGAAGAAAGAAGACTTGCCTATGTCGCTATTACACGTGCTAAAAAGAAATTATTCATTACCGATTCACGTGGTAATTTAATTGGTACAGATATACCAAAAGAAACCTCTCGCTTCGTCGAGGAGATGGGGATTGATTTAAATGATGTTATCTTAGCTCAATCACAAACCGCAAGCGTGCAAGACTATGATGATGAAGAAGTAAACAACAACATTATCCCCGGGGACATTATCTCTCACACCACCTTTGGAGAGGGACAAGTATTAGAGGTTTTAGGGGACACTATTGTTGTTGAGTTTGTTAAAGATAAAAAAGTAAAATCATTGCGTAAAAACCATCCAGCAATAAAAGTGATTGTGTCGGTTTAAGATGATTCAGTTAGTAATTTTAGTTAGTTGCGTCGTTTCATTAATTTTATTTTTACTTTTTATAGCTGTATTTTGAATTTACTATATCAACTTAAGAGTATCCACAGGTGTAATTATTTTTAAAATAGACACTTTAAACCACCGTGTGATTCGTATTAACGAGAAAAGTCCATTATTTCCAATTCTTTTTGATGCACGTAAACTGAAATTTGAACCTTTTAATTACATTAGTTTTAGCGAATTTTTAAACTTTTTCGAAGTTGAAAATCAAAAAGATTTAAAGATTTATTTTGAACAAAATGCTGTTCATCGTGTTAGTTTGAAATTGCAACTTAATATGAATTTGTACAAACGTTTAACTTTTTTTGAACGTATTTTATTCAAAATAGACTCTCGTACAAAAAGATTAGAAAATACTATTTGTGAATTAAGAGTTTTTCCACAAGATGACGGTATTTTTATCTGTAACATTAATTGACGAATTAACAATGATCATAATAGTAAAAAGATTGAATTTGTCAATGCTAAAAATAATACAATGCAAAAATTGGTTCGTGGTCCTTTTTTAGCTTTAACACTTCTAAAAAAACCTTTTTTCTTTGTTAATGAAATCTTAAATTCAGATATTGAACAAATTTTAGATCGTTTTGGTTTAAAGTTAAATCGAGTGCAATTGTACAGTAAAGACGGAATTATAATGATTCTGTTTAAAAAAACATTTTTAACCAATATCAAAAAGATTAATTCAATTGTTAAAAATCTTAACGAAAATAGTTTATATGAAAAAATGGTCGATTGTGCGAGTGTAATTGAATTTAAAAGAATGATTGATTTAGATGATTTTGAAAATTTAGTCAATCAGTCCAAATACACTTTATATAACATCAAAAACAATAAATTAAGTAACGAATTTTACTATTTTAAACCTAAAGATGTCTATAAACCTGAATTTGTTGAATTTGTTTCTCTATATAATACTTTTAGAAATAAAAATTTAACTAGTGATTTCTTATTAATTAAGAATTCAATTGTTAATTACGAATCTAAAAACAAAACCAAAAACAACGTTTTTTCAGTCTGAATCAACGGAATGAGCAAAGATGTAATTGAATTTTTTCTCAAAATACCATATTTAGTTTATTTATACGAACCTTTGTGAATTAATAAAATTATTTCAAAGGAAAAAGAAATTGAAATCGGTAAACTTGCGAGTCGGATTATTGTCAAAATTTCGCAAGAGAATTTTATGAAGTTAAGTAATTACGATACTTCAAGCAAAATAACTTATTTAATTTACTCATTTGATAATCTGTTTAATTATGAAGAATTAAAAAAGAAAATTAAAATTTTAAGAGAAAACTCAATTTCATGTGCTGTGTATGTTAAAAGAATAAACAAACCGCTAATGAATTTTTTAGGTTCTTCAAATTTAAAAGCGATAGTGATTAGTGAACAAATTAGTAAAAAAATCAATGATGAATCAACTTTTTTTGATTGCGTCAATATTTACCAAATCGCTCAATCAAACAAGATTAGTTTATTCTACGAATTAGAAAATTTTGCACTAGATAAATACATTGTTAAAAAAACAGGGATTTATGCAGCTTACTTACCGCAATTTTCTAAAATTAAACTTGAAAATACTTAAAAACCTGTTTTTATAACAGGTTTTTATAACTTTGAAACAATTAAAAATTATTACTTTATAATATATTAAAGTATAAGGAGCTTTATGAAAAAAGTAAGAACTAGATACGCACCAAGTCCAACCGGATATCTTCACATTGGTGGTGCTAGAACAGCGTTATTTTGTTATTTATTCGCTAAACATTTTAATGGTGATTTTATATTTAGACTCGAAGACACTGACGTAAAAAGAAACGTGGTTGGTGGTGAAGAAAGTCAATTAAATAATTTAGCATGATTAGGGATTATTCCTGATGAGAGTCCGCTTAAACCGAATCCAAAATACGGAAACTACCGTCAAAGTGAAAAACTTGATCGTTACCGTGCAATTGCTGATCAATTAATTTCTCAAAATTTAGCTTACAAAGCTTATGATACTTCTGAAGAATTAGAACAACAAAAACAAGAAAGCGACGCAAAAGGAATTCCATCATTTAGATATAATCCTGAGTGACTTCAAATTTCTGAACAAGAACGTGCACAACGTGAGTCAAAAGGTGAATATTCAATTCGTTTAAAAATGCCTAAAGATCAAATTTATGCATGAGAAGATATTGTGCGTGGACACATCGAATTTAACAGTAGTGATTTAGCTGATTGAGTTATTTACAAATCTGATGGATATCCAACTTACAATTTTGCTGTAGTTGTTGATGACCATGATATGGAAATTTCACACGTGCTACGTGGCGAAGAACACATTGGAAATACACCAAAACAATTAGCCATTTACCAAGCATTAGGTTGAGAAGCACCACAGTTTGGACACTTAACAATTATCACCAACATGGAAGGTCAAAAACTTTCAAAACGTGATTTAACTCTTAAACAATTCATTGAAGACTATAAAAATGAAGGATACGCACCTGAAGGTGTGTTCAACTTTTTAGCGTTATTAGGATGAACATCAGCTGATGCAAAAGAATTAATGACTAAAGAAGAATTAATTGCTCATTTTGATCCATCTCGTTTAAGTAAATCACCATCAAAATTTGATATTAAAAAAATGCAATGATTCTCAAAACAATACATCAAAAATTATGATAATTCAATCATTGCTAAGTTCATCAATTTAGATCAAGTTAACTTTAGTGATGAGTGAAAAGATTTATTTTTAGACACTTACAAACAAAGTGCAATCACAATGAACGAAATAGCTGAAAGTTTAAAAATGTATTTAAGTGCTAATACACAGGTAAAAACGGAAATTTCAGACGATGATGCAACTGTTGTACGTACTTTTGCTTCATTATTAAGTGACAGTGATTTTAGTGTCGATTCAATTCAAAATGCAATTAACAAAACTCAAGAAATTACCGGTGCAAAAGGTAAAAAATTATTTATGCCAATTCGTTTAGCAACCACTTATGTTGAACATGGACCTGAATTAGCAAAAGCTATTTACCTTTTTGGATCAGAAATTATTTTAGGACGTTTAAAAAATGACAATTGAATTTAAGTCAAAAATTTTACAAGGTTCAAACGAACCAGTTTACACTAATTTTGAAGCAAAATTAGAAAGATTAAACGAATTGGATTTCGATGTTCTTTTATTCAACGAACCAAGTCAAAATGTTGCAAACCGTATTGAAATTAACTCGAGTGATGTAAATATTTTTGCTGGTCCAACCACATTAAATTTATCACTTAATAAATGAGTAGATGTTGAGTTTATTGTAAATTATGGAACTAATAAAAATCAAACATTTTTAATTAATACTTTCTTAAAATCACTAACACACACTAAAAATGAAAATGAAGAAGTTTACAAATTAAACTATATTTTAAGTCAAAACCGTGACGAAAATAATTTAATCGGTGAATTTTTCATTGATTTAGTAATCAAATAAAATGATTGGCGTTGATCTTGCTAAAATTAGTCGTTTTGCAAATTTAACAGACGCTTTCATTCAACGTTTTTTACATTTAGAAGAATACGAAATTTATCAAAACATTACAAATGAAAAACAAAAGCAAATATTTTTAGCCAAAATTTGAGCTATCAAAGAAGCGATTTTTAAAAGTGACAACAGCTATAGTCACTTTGATCAAGTTAAATTGGACATCACTGATAAAGGAGTTAAGCATCCAAATTTTTGAATCAGTATTTCACATGAAGAAGATTTCTTAGTAGCTTTTGTAATGAAAAAGGAGTAAAAATGAGTCTAATTATTTTAAAGAAAATTTTGTTTGGTCCAATTTGACTAATCAGAATGATGAGAATCAACTCTCAAGCACGTAAGTATCGTCGTACACCAGATATGTTAACCGAACAACAAAGAAATGATTTTTTACTAAAATATGCCAAAAAATTATTAAAGTTGTACCGTGTTAAAGTCGAAGTTCAAGGTTACGACAATCTTCCAAATAATGGTGGAGTGATTTTAACACCAAACCATAAATCAAATGCTGATGCTTTAATTATGCTACAAGCACTTGAAAAACAATCATACGAACAATCTGAAGTGAATAAAATTCCAACTTTTATTGCTAAACAAGAATTATTAAAGAAAAGATTAATTCGTAATGCAATGTCATTAATTGATACTTTTGCAATTGACCGTAACAACTTCCGTCAAAGTTTGGAAGTGCTTGGTGAATTCGGTAGATTTGTTAAAATGAACAAAACTTATGGAGTTATTTTTCCAGAAGGAACACGTGTAAGTACTCCAAATGAACTCGGAGAATTTAAAGGTGGAGCTTTCAAAGTTGCACAAAATGAATTTTTACAAGTGGTACCTGTTACAATTTCAAATTCTTCAGAAGCATTCAATTCAAAAAGAGCAAAAAAATTAGTTGTTACAGTTACTTTCCACAAACCAATTAAACCAATGGACTTTATCGGACAAGAACCTAAAGCGGTTGGTGAACGTGTACGTAAAATTGTTGAGAGCGAAATAAAATAAAATGAATAATTACGACATTAAATTAGACGATTTTGATGGTCCTTTGGACTTGCTTTTAAGTCTGGTTCAAGATAAAAAAATTGACATTTTACAAGTTAATTTAGTTGAATTAGCAACTCAATATTTAAACATTATTAATAATTTAAAAGAAAATGATATTGACATTGCTGGTGACTACCTTGTTATGGCTGCGACTTTAGTGCAGTTAAAAGCGAAAATGATCTTAAGCGATCCGGTTGAAAAAGTTCAAGTCGAAGAAGATAAAAATTTGATTCTTCAACGTTTAGCGGAATATCAAGAATTCAAAAAAATTTCACAAGCTTTACGTGAACAAGAAACATTCCGTAAGGATATTTTCATTAAAACGATGAGCGATTTAGATGATTATATTGTTGATAAAGATGATACTAAATTAGATGGTCACTCAAATCCATTAAAATTAATTGTTACATTAAGAAAAATGTTTGAGCGTGTTTATGCACAAAATTTACGTGTGACAAAATTAAAAACATTCAACTTAACAGCTAAAGATCAAGAATTTTACATTCGCGATTTATTTAAAAACCGTGATGAAGTTAGTTTTGAAGAAGTTTTTAGTGTTCCATCGCTTAATCACTTTGTTATTACTTTGCTTGCATTATTAGATTTATCACGTAAACAAGAAATTGTAATTCAACAAGATTCACAATTTGACAAAATAAAATTATTTAAAGGACCTGAATATGAAAGATAAGATTATTGAAGCTCTTTTATATGTATTTGGTGATGCAGGAATTAATTTAGAACAAATTCAATTAACATTTTCACTAAATAATCATAGCGAAGCTAAAAAAGTAATGAATGACTTCATCAAAAGTTATAACTCAAAAGACGGCGGTCTTAAAGTTGTTGAATTCAATGGTGTTTATAAATTAAGTACTCGTGAATCTGTTAAAGAATACATCTCAAAAGTTGTAAATACAGTTTCAAAACAAAAACTTTCAAATGCAGCGATCGAAGTTGCCGGGATTATTGCGTATAAAGAACCAATAACCAGAAGTCAAATTTCTAAAATTCGTGGTGTTGCAAGCGACCAAGTGCTTAATAGCTTACTACTTAAAGGTGTAGTTGCCGAAGTTGGTATTTCACCAACACCGGGACATCCAGTTTTATATGGTGTTACCAATAAATTCTATGATTATTTCAAAATCAAAGATTTATCCGATTTACCAAAGTTAAGCGAATTCAATTTTATCAATGTTTCTGATGATGAAGATGAAGAAGTGGAAACGAATGATTTTGATTTATTTGCTAGTCAGAGAGAGATGTAATCATGACTTTATCAAAAATTAGAGCAACACAAAACGACCACGGAAGAAAATTAATCAAAGTTTTAATGAAATATTTTCCGAGCGTTCCAACTTGAAGATTGGAACGTCTTTTTCGTAAAAAAGATATAAAAATTAACAACCAACGAAATTTTTCAAAAGATTATGTCGTACAACAAGGCGATGAAATTTGAGTTTATGGACTAGAGCAAAGTGAAATTTTAGACCAAGAAATTACAAAATCAAAAAAAAGAGATTTTAAAGTAGTTTATGAAGATCAAAATATTCTGATTGTAGACAAAAAAGCTGGTGTGGTGATGCACTCAAACGATGATTCATTAGATTCGCAAATCATGGATTATTTAAAATTTACACCAAATGATAGTTTCACAATTTCACACATTGGACGTTTGGACAAAGAAACCAGCGGACTAGTTATTTATGCTAAAAATTATCAAATTTTGCAAGAATTAACTAATAAAAACGCAATTGTTAAAACTTACGTTTATAAAGCGGACCGTCTTGGACGTGATTTAAGAGTTGAGGGGTTTTTAACTAAAGATGATGTTAAACAAAAAATGATTTTTTCAACTAATAAAAAAAGTGATAAATCACAACGTTGCAGTACATACTTTTTTGAAAGTAACACAAAACAATTTGCACAAATTAAAACCGGTCGCAAGCATCAAATTCGTGCAACTTTATTCTATTTAGGTACACCAATTTATGGTGATTTAAAATATGGTGGTAAGAAAGCGGATCGTCTAATGTTGCATGCATACACACTAAAATTACAAAAATTAAGTGATCAATTTGCTTATTTAAATAATCAAGAATTTATTAGCGAAGTGAAATGATAGAAAGGAATTCATGAAACAAATTACTAGAGAAAAATTAATTGAAATTGCACATGCATTAATGCTCGAACCTACTGAAGAAGTGTTAAATGGTATTTTGCTCGATTGAGAAGAATTACAAAAAAATTTAATGTTATTAAAACAAATTGATACACATGAAGTTCAACCAATGACACATATTAATGAGACCTATTTTGTAGACTTTTTAAGAGAAGATAAAGTTGATACTTCGTATTCAATTTCAAAACAAGAAATTTTAAGCAACGCACATGAATCGGATTCAGACTATATCATTACTAAAAAGGTGGTTAAATAATGAAAGTTTTAGGAAATGTATCTAAAGCACTTCAAGAATTAAAAAACGACAATAATAATACTATTGCTTATGTTTATGAAAATCCCGAATCAGCCAATGAAAGTGGTAAATTAGCAAATGCTGTTTTTACAATTAAAGATGTTTTTGCTACCAATGATGCTCCTACTCAAGCTTCAAGCAAAATCTTAGAGGGATTTAATCCACATTATAATGCGACTGTGGTACAAAAACTAATTGATGCAGGTGCAATCAAGGTTGCAAAAGTCCACAATGATGAGCTTGCACTTGGTGGAACTGGGACTTTTTCTGCTTTTGGACTTATCACTAATCCGTACGATTCTACAAGACTAGTAGGTGGTTCTTCAAGTGGTTCGGTTGCGACATTAACTAAAAATGTTTCGTTCGCACTTGGTAGTGACACTGGGGACAGTGTGCGACTTCCAGCGTCATATAATGGTGTAGTTGGTTTTAAACCTAGCTATGGTGCAATTTCACGTTATGGTATGTTTGCGTACGCTTCTTCGCTTGATACAGTATCTTTTTTCTCGCATAATGTTGATGATTTGAATAATATTTTATCTTGCGTTTATGGTGTGGACACTAAAGATATGACAAGTGTTATGGTACCAATGAGCGACAATGTCAGTCCTATTAAGCCGCTGAAAGTTGCTTGATTAGATGTGTCGGATAAGCTTGAAAAATTTGTCGCTGATGAGTATACAAAATTAATTGATAAATTAAATTCTTTAGATATTCAAGTAACTAAAATTGATGTTAACGATACACTTTTACGTGCAATTAAACCAGTTTATGATATTGTTTCGTACTCTGAAGCAAGTTCGAACTTATCAAATTTAAACGGTATCGCTTTTGGACAACGTAAAGATGGTGAAACTTGAAGCGAAATTATGACCAACACACGTAGTGCCGGATTTGGTAAAATGGTCCAAAGACGTTTGGTACTTGGTAACTATTATTTATACAGTGAAAATCAAGCTGAAATCTTTATCAAGGCTCAAAAAGTGCGTCGTGTAATTCGTGATTACTTAAATGATTTACATCAAAACTACGATGTGGTTATTTTCCCAGCATCAGCTGATGTCGCTCCAAAAATCGATGCATCATTAAATAAATCGCATGATTATATGGACTTTATTTTAACAGGTTCAAATTTAGGTGGTAATCCTTCAATTACTATTCCTTGAATCCAAACAAGTGATAATTTATTTGTTAATTTAGCTTTAGATGCTCAAATTTATCACGATGAAAAATTAATTGGTATTGCCAAGTACTTTGAAAACATTTTAGGAGGTGTTGATGAAAAATAATTTTGAAGTAATTATTGGAATTGAAATTCACGTTGAATTATCAACTAAAACTAAGATGTTTTCGCCAATTGAGATTGATTTTAATGCTCAACCAAACACTAAAGCTAACCAAATTGATTTAGGTTATCCAGGTACTTTACCACTAATTAATAAGCAAGCTGTTAAAAATGGAGTAGCTTTAGCAAAAGCTCTGCAAATGGAAATTGATGACGAATTACATTTTGATCGTAAAAATTATTTTTACACTGATTTACCAAAAGGTTACCAAATCACTCAGTTTTACAGACCTATTGGTAAAAATGGTCAAATCCAAATTACTCTTGAAAACGGTCAAAATAAATTAATTGACATCGAAAGAATTCATTTAGAAGAAGATACAGCCAGACAGCATCATGTTGGTGATGTAACTGAATTAGACTATAATCGTGCTGGTGTACCACTTATTGAAATTGTTACTTATCCAGTCATGAGAAGTGCTGAAGAAGCAGCTTTATATGTCGACGCAATTCGTCAAACAGTTTTAGCTTTAGGTATTTCGAATGCAAAATTAGAACAAGGTTCATTACGTGCGGATGTTAATATTTCACTACGTCCTTATGGTTATAAAAAATTTGGTACCAAAGTAGAAATTAAAAACTTAAATTCATTAAGTAATATTAAAAAAGCGATTGAAAAAGAAATTGATATTCAATATGCTAAAATCATGAAAAATGAACCAATTTTACAACAAACTAAACGTTTTGATGATTCGTTAATGGATGTAGTGGTAATGAGAACAAAAACTGGAGAAGTTGATTATAAATACTTTCCAGAACCAAACATTCCTTTTATTAAACTAAGTAAAGAA is from Mycoplasmopsis pullorum and encodes:
- the gatB gene encoding Asp-tRNA(Asn)/Glu-tRNA(Gln) amidotransferase subunit GatB; this translates as MKNNFEVIIGIEIHVELSTKTKMFSPIEIDFNAQPNTKANQIDLGYPGTLPLINKQAVKNGVALAKALQMEIDDELHFDRKNYFYTDLPKGYQITQFYRPIGKNGQIQITLENGQNKLIDIERIHLEEDTARQHHVGDVTELDYNRAGVPLIEIVTYPVMRSAEEAALYVDAIRQTVLALGISNAKLEQGSLRADVNISLRPYGYKKFGTKVEIKNLNSLSNIKKAIEKEIDIQYAKIMKNEPILQQTKRFDDSLMDVVVMRTKTGEVDYKYFPEPNIPFIKLSKEFIDSVQLPELPWDKKIRYESENINNIYIQSLVNDLQLAQFFDSIIYSDRDKLSKVFFAEVVSLANAQNVKAYELGIKAENIAQAMQLLDSEIISGKSLKKLVPLLVQFNGDINKLLDEHQLKQIIDKNVIESILSEIISENEATITQQLDRPERVLKMILGAAMKKTGGQISPTLSDEIAKDLLKRKFSI